In Streptomyces sp. NBC_00448, the following are encoded in one genomic region:
- a CDS encoding 3-oxoacyl-ACP synthase III family protein, translating into MTVALDQTLFHQTGVGLSVPFSIAGTGMHLPPEVVTNQQLTRTLDTSDEWITSRTGIRERRRLAPHLATSDMCVAAAHPALDAAGIEPTRLDAVIVATYTWDQPIVSTALIVKDALGAHRALALDVTQAACASGIQAMLIAAHLLQNPSITTVLLLAADCASRLADPTDRTTGVFFGDAAAAVVLSRSETPGAGLLSYSLGSQLSYGVQVPAGGSRLPAGTATVAAGEHYLSMDGRAVWNTATTRLPESITSAAHRAGVPIDQVRHFFLHQANLNILTETMAALDVPPERAPVTVDRLGNTGSAGLFTALHTTATAGALRPGDAYVLAGIGAGFQWGSLCMRHA; encoded by the coding sequence ATGACCGTCGCCCTGGACCAGACCCTGTTCCACCAGACCGGTGTCGGCCTGTCCGTACCGTTCTCCATCGCCGGGACCGGGATGCACCTGCCCCCGGAGGTCGTCACCAACCAGCAGCTCACCCGCACCCTGGACACCAGCGACGAATGGATCACCAGCCGCACCGGCATCCGCGAACGCCGCCGGCTGGCACCGCATCTGGCGACCTCCGACATGTGCGTCGCCGCAGCCCACCCGGCCCTCGACGCCGCCGGCATCGAGCCCACCCGACTGGACGCGGTCATCGTCGCCACCTACACCTGGGACCAGCCGATCGTGTCGACCGCGCTGATCGTCAAGGACGCCCTCGGCGCGCACCGCGCCCTGGCCCTGGACGTCACCCAAGCCGCCTGCGCCTCCGGCATCCAGGCCATGCTGATCGCCGCCCACCTCCTGCAGAACCCCTCCATCACCACCGTCCTCCTCCTCGCGGCCGACTGCGCCTCCAGGCTCGCCGACCCCACCGACCGCACCACCGGCGTCTTCTTCGGCGACGCCGCGGCAGCCGTCGTCCTCAGCCGCTCCGAGACCCCCGGAGCGGGCCTGCTCTCCTACAGCCTCGGCTCCCAGCTGTCCTACGGTGTCCAGGTCCCCGCCGGAGGCTCCCGGCTGCCCGCCGGCACCGCCACCGTCGCCGCCGGAGAGCACTACCTGTCCATGGACGGCCGCGCCGTCTGGAACACCGCGACCACCCGCCTGCCCGAGAGCATCACCAGCGCCGCCCACCGTGCCGGCGTGCCGATCGACCAGGTCCGCCATTTCTTCCTGCACCAGGCCAACCTGAACATCCTCACCGAGACCATGGCGGCGCTGGACGTTCCCCCGGAGCGCGCCCCCGTCACCGTGGACCGGCTGGGCAACACCGGATCGGCCGGGCTGTTCACCGCGCTGCACACCACCGCCACCGCAGGCGCCCTGCGCCCGGGGGACGCCTATGTGCTGGCCGGGATCGGCGCGGGCTTCCAGTGGGGAAGCCTCTGCATGCGGCACGCCTGA
- a CDS encoding BP74-related protein, with protein MRHVFTKAASVAAVGVLAFAVAQPSQASTPQQGPVRAAAAGPAYFEMTDITRATFVVKLTNSEEIEHARELVSGETTDQPHLLTRIIPRPAPYNPQWSYQADPDQTSFFDQAIEVCDASIPYVEEHLDEVGGPFLPGRIWCDWTSRLVREIPAP; from the coding sequence ATGCGACATGTGTTCACCAAGGCGGCCAGCGTGGCCGCCGTCGGCGTGCTCGCCTTCGCCGTGGCACAGCCCTCTCAGGCCAGCACCCCCCAGCAGGGGCCGGTCCGCGCGGCCGCAGCGGGCCCTGCCTACTTCGAGATGACCGACATCACGCGGGCCACCTTCGTCGTCAAGCTGACGAACAGTGAGGAAATCGAGCACGCCCGCGAGCTCGTCAGCGGCGAAACCACCGACCAGCCCCACCTGCTCACGCGGATCATCCCCCGCCCGGCCCCCTACAACCCGCAGTGGAGCTACCAGGCGGACCCCGACCAGACCAGCTTCTTCGACCAGGCCATCGAGGTCTGCGACGCGTCCATCCCCTACGTCGAGGAGCACCTCGACGAGGTCGGCGGACCCTTCCTGCCCGGCCGCATCTGGTGTGACTGGACCTCGCGCCTGGTCAGGGAAATCCCCGCACCGTAG
- a CDS encoding type III PLP-dependent enzyme: protein MSLPGQYDPPGRHGRPALRAALAAAVEDAIIYDLDGIGRQYTALCAELPGVAVRFAMKACSVDEVLDHLARLGSGFDAAGPQEIAQALRTGVAPELIHYGNTVKSDRNIAEAYRLGVRDFATDSLEDVAAIAEHAPGSRVFCRIATTGDGALWGLSHKFGCSPEDALRVLGAARAAGLVPSGLSVHVGSQQMKAEAWVEAFETLAALLEALNRHGIVPDRINLGGGLPALGVLDRRGRPLEPPLDKMFTVIREGMGRLRAVNSTPPDFLLEPGRHLVADHGAIRAHVARLTSRHRLDGSREDWLYLSCGKFNGLYEMDQLQYRLEFPTHPGGPFVDAVVAGPTCDSDDAYAQEDGWVQVPRAIASGEPVWVHSCGAYAAAYATQGFNGFAPLPYLCIGGPGPDGGRG from the coding sequence GTGTCCCTCCCCGGCCAGTACGATCCCCCCGGCCGCCATGGCCGACCCGCTCTGCGGGCCGCGCTCGCTGCCGCCGTCGAGGATGCCATCATCTACGACCTGGACGGCATCGGGCGCCAGTACACCGCCCTGTGTGCCGAACTGCCGGGAGTCGCGGTCCGCTTCGCGATGAAGGCCTGCTCGGTGGACGAGGTACTCGACCACCTCGCCCGGCTCGGGTCCGGCTTCGACGCGGCCGGCCCGCAGGAGATCGCGCAGGCACTGCGCACCGGGGTGGCCCCCGAACTGATCCACTACGGCAACACCGTCAAGTCCGACCGAAATATCGCCGAGGCGTACCGGCTCGGCGTGCGCGACTTCGCGACCGACAGCCTGGAGGACGTCGCCGCGATCGCCGAACACGCCCCCGGCTCCCGGGTGTTCTGCCGGATCGCGACCACCGGCGACGGCGCGCTGTGGGGCCTGAGCCACAAGTTCGGCTGCTCGCCCGAGGATGCCCTGCGGGTACTCGGTGCCGCCCGGGCCGCCGGGCTGGTGCCCTCGGGTCTGTCGGTGCACGTCGGTTCCCAGCAGATGAAGGCCGAAGCCTGGGTCGAGGCGTTCGAGACGCTGGCGGCCTTACTGGAGGCGCTCAACCGGCACGGCATCGTTCCGGACCGGATCAACCTCGGTGGTGGACTGCCCGCGCTCGGCGTCCTCGATCGGCGCGGCCGGCCGTTGGAACCGCCGCTGGACAAGATGTTCACCGTGATCCGCGAAGGCATGGGGCGGCTGCGCGCTGTCAACTCCACCCCGCCGGACTTCTTGCTGGAGCCCGGCCGCCACCTGGTCGCCGACCACGGTGCGATCCGTGCCCATGTTGCCCGGCTCACCTCCCGCCATCGACTCGACGGCAGCCGTGAGGACTGGCTCTACCTCAGCTGCGGGAAGTTCAACGGCCTCTACGAGATGGACCAGTTGCAGTACCGGCTGGAGTTCCCGACCCACCCTGGCGGGCCGTTCGTCGACGCCGTGGTGGCCGGTCCGACCTGCGACAGCGACGACGCGTACGCCCAGGAGGACGGCTGGGTACAGGTCCCGCGCGCGATCGCCTCCGGCGAGCCGGTGTGGGTCCATTCCTGCGGCGCGTACGCCGCCGCCTACGCCACCCAGGGATTCAACGGCTTCGCGCCACTGCCGTACCTCTGCATTGGCGGCCCGGGCCCGGACGGAGGACGCGGGTGA
- a CDS encoding glutamine synthetase family protein, translated as MTTTRSRAERAAQARTAAPQLAAEGIDGVVFGWVDNAGLTRVKSVPLAQLEHAAEYGVGAAPCFDFSLVDDSFTSTPSSSGPTGDLRLVPDLDRLTPLAAQPGWAWAPADRYTQGGAPHPGCQRGFTRRAAEAVGQRGISVKAGIEVEWVAADSAGTPAAPGPGYGMTRFVEHSDYLREVLNALTRQGLAVLQLHPEYAAGQFEVSVAAEGPVEAADTAMLVRHTIRAVSARHGLRVSYAPVFSEGVLGNGGHVHLSLWRQDHNLAHGGPGRHGLHPEAEHFLAGALSELPALLALGAPSAASYLRLVPSRFAGAYRCWGLENREAALRLITGSSAGQANAEFKCFDAAANPYLVIGGVLAAGLAGLDAGLPLPPEIRSDPATLGSADRLPTTLSEATDAYEKSALLRKALGRDLYEAVLAVRRAEAELFATRTDEDVIEATRWRY; from the coding sequence ATGACCACCACGCGTTCCCGCGCCGAACGGGCCGCCCAGGCCCGGACCGCCGCACCACAGCTCGCCGCCGAGGGCATCGACGGGGTGGTGTTCGGCTGGGTCGACAACGCCGGGCTCACCCGGGTCAAGTCCGTCCCGCTCGCCCAGCTCGAACACGCCGCCGAGTACGGTGTCGGTGCCGCGCCCTGCTTCGACTTCTCTCTGGTCGACGACTCCTTCACCAGCACGCCGTCGAGCAGCGGCCCGACCGGTGACCTGCGGCTCGTCCCCGACCTCGACCGGCTCACCCCGCTCGCCGCCCAGCCCGGCTGGGCGTGGGCCCCGGCCGACCGCTACACCCAGGGCGGCGCCCCGCACCCCGGCTGCCAGCGCGGCTTCACCCGCCGGGCCGCCGAGGCCGTCGGACAGCGCGGGATCTCGGTGAAGGCCGGGATCGAGGTCGAGTGGGTGGCGGCCGACTCCGCCGGGACCCCCGCGGCGCCCGGGCCCGGGTACGGCATGACCCGCTTCGTCGAGCACTCCGACTACCTGCGGGAGGTGCTGAACGCCCTCACCCGGCAGGGCCTCGCCGTGCTCCAGCTCCACCCCGAGTACGCCGCCGGGCAGTTCGAGGTCTCCGTCGCCGCCGAGGGACCGGTCGAGGCAGCCGACACCGCGATGCTGGTGCGCCACACCATCCGGGCCGTCTCCGCCCGGCACGGCCTGCGGGTCTCCTACGCGCCCGTCTTCTCCGAGGGCGTGCTCGGCAACGGCGGCCATGTGCACCTCAGCCTCTGGCGGCAGGACCACAACCTCGCGCACGGCGGCCCCGGCCGCCACGGGCTGCACCCGGAAGCCGAGCACTTCCTCGCGGGCGCGCTGTCCGAACTGCCGGCCCTGCTCGCCCTCGGCGCGCCCAGCGCCGCCTCCTACCTGCGCCTGGTTCCCTCCCGGTTCGCCGGGGCCTACCGCTGCTGGGGTCTGGAGAACCGTGAGGCGGCGCTGCGCCTGATCACCGGCTCCTCCGCCGGGCAGGCCAACGCCGAGTTCAAGTGCTTCGACGCCGCCGCCAACCCGTATCTGGTGATCGGCGGCGTGCTGGCCGCGGGCCTCGCGGGGCTCGACGCCGGGCTGCCCCTACCGCCCGAGATCCGCAGCGACCCCGCCACCCTCGGCAGCGCCGACCGCCTCCCGACCACCCTGTCCGAGGCGACCGACGCCTACGAGAAGTCCGCGCTCCTGCGCAAGGCCCTCGGCCGCGACCTGTACGAGGCGGTGCTCGCCGTACGCCGAGCGGAGGCAGAACTGTTCGCCACCCGCACCGACGAGGACGTCATCGAGGCCACCCGCTGGCGCTACTGA
- a CDS encoding GNAT family N-acetyltransferase: MNGARVRPLREEDWDEVVALEERAYAASGLSEGEDVLRSRHRASPSTCFVLEHAGGFGGYLLALPYPLFRCPDLSLAEEGTAARGNLHLHDLVISERSRGRGLARRMQRRLEEAGRAGRHRTLSLVAVHGSQGLWSRLGYRVRPEADLPAGYGAAAVYMTQPLDGAGE; encoded by the coding sequence GTGAACGGCGCCCGGGTCCGGCCGCTCCGGGAGGAGGACTGGGACGAGGTGGTCGCGCTGGAGGAGCGCGCCTACGCGGCGAGCGGCCTGTCCGAGGGCGAGGATGTCCTGCGCTCCCGGCACCGTGCCTCGCCCTCGACCTGCTTCGTGCTGGAGCACGCGGGCGGCTTCGGCGGTTACCTGCTGGCACTGCCGTACCCGCTCTTCCGATGCCCGGACCTGAGCCTGGCCGAGGAGGGCACGGCAGCACGGGGCAACCTGCACCTGCACGACCTGGTGATCTCCGAGCGGTCGCGCGGCCGGGGCCTGGCCCGCCGGATGCAGCGGCGACTGGAGGAGGCGGGTCGGGCCGGGCGCCACCGGACCCTGTCCCTGGTCGCCGTGCACGGCTCGCAGGGGCTGTGGAGCAGGCTGGGCTACCGCGTCCGCCCCGAGGCCGATCTGCCCGCGGGCTACGGCGCGGCGGCCGTCTACATGACGCAGCCGCTGGACGGGGCCGGGGAGTGA